Proteins encoded in a region of the Anopheles aquasalis chromosome 2, idAnoAquaMG_Q_19, whole genome shotgun sequence genome:
- the LOC126569709 gene encoding ATP-binding cassette sub-family C member 4: MDSSRKPVKKNPRKGAFCLSQLFFGWILPLFWRGSRLGLGKDDLTKCLKQDRSEQLGDQLEEQWEREVSQARIANRRPKLRNALFRTFYKQCLFDGFLIFLFVLIKTILPVVLAQLLIQFQEPTNSTHLGVQGLDEMLIVTPPLPVAHPLMSVPETTESHLQELVFDENAMINRRRRKRRIRIDNDSPAPGNSIGMGTGQQDETWETTMPPDGRLEADEGTFDSNALVGANGTVIDDFTTFLHHAWNDTFWLSGLLVLLTLLGCFCCHHSDLRQRLIGARMRIASCSVIYRKTLRMSKKAAGQTPAGYMINLLSNDVSRLDYGFIYIHYVWVLPFQACFTCYLIWRRVQWAAVVGVVGLLVKTIPVQTGLSRLSSIIRMRVAKKTDQRVGIMNELIQGIQVIKMYAWEKPFHKVVSNARKKEVRQIRWASYIRGIYLSTMIFTERSTLFLAIACCVIEGRAITADIVFPMAQFFNILQLTAAIFYPLAVSLGAEALVSIDRIQEFLAQDEHDPNAQAAASGLKRNVDDLHLEDNSGRPAIELQNVTASWEETTDKTLKDLTVQIGTGKLLAVIGPVGSGKSSLLQLLLGELPIQNGTAMINGDVSYGSQEPWLFTGTVRSNILFGLPYDRQRYQAVVRHCALTTDFQQLPDGDKTVVGERGTSLSGGQRARVSLARAVYNNASIYLLDDPLSAVDSHVGKHLFDEVNGPRGYLAQKRSTRVLVTHQVHFLKEADWIVIIEGGKIVTQGTYTELANGKVDFGKLLNCGAKGAKEHGSTEEDMLASDIPEDEIPFIDGVTLDGYKLLKGSTVSLRDVTPSSCASSIAENLGRQVAEDQAEGSISWRIWATYFLSGGHILMLMFTFIMLLVSQAIVSGSDYFVTYWTRQEEKRLVNADEVYTSTVDFLYTYGVIIIGVVVFTIFRGYLFFNICMKASRNLHDRMFARILTAPMRFFDTNPSGRILNRFSKDMGAIDELLPKAMIEAIQILLVMIGILTMITIVNPLLLLPLVGAVVLYAVALKLYLRPIQDLKRLEGITRSPVFSHLSATLTGLSTIRSSNAQDKIREEFDELQNVHSAVWQLTMASNAALGLWLDCISTAFVACVTFSFIVLHQDTYSANVGLAISQALILTGMVQYGIRQTTESIQQMTAVERVVQYTEIPSEVNPSKVPPGDWPWKGQLQFHNMSLCYEPNAPAVLKNLELIIEPTWKVGIVGRTGAGKSSLIGALFRLARIEGRIMIDGIDTGVIALDALRSKISIIPQDPVLFSATIRYNLDPFNLYDDDMLWRAISEVELRSSITGLDYMVTEGGTNFSVGQRQLICLARAILRNNKILVLDEATANVDPQTDALIQKTIREKFKHCTVLTVAHRLHTVMDSDRILVMDAGVAREFDTPHSLLQQEGSILRDMVDATGPSESESLRRIAAEAYAKMEPNRHLMNGMPNPWRFGREGSSRTD; this comes from the exons ACAGTGGGAAAGGGAAGTTTCCCAGGCACGCATAGCCAACCGGCGACCAAAGCTACGCAATGCCTTGTTCCGGACCTTCTATAAgcaatgtttgtttgatggatTTCTGATCTTCCTTTTTGTTCTTATAAA AACTATCCTGCCCGTGGTATTGGCCCAGCTGTTGATACAGTTTCAAGAACCGACTAACTCCACTCATCTAGGAGTACAAGGATTAGATGAAATGTTGATCGTTACCCCACCGCTCCCAGTGGCCCATCCGCTGATGAGTGTTCCCGAGACCACTGAATCTCATCTGCAGGAGCTCGTGTTTGATGAAAACGCCATGATCAATCGTCGGCGGCGTAAGCGACGCATTCGCATAGATAATGATTCCCCAGCTCCCGGCAACAGCATTGGTATGGGCACTGGCCAGCAAG ATGAAACATGGGAAACAACCATGCCACCGGATGGTCGGTTGGAAGCCGATGAGGGAACGTTCGATTCAAACGCACTGGTTGGCGCAAACGGAACGGTTATCGATGATTTCACCACCTTTCTGCATCACGCTTGGAACGACACTTTTTGGTTGTCGGGATTGTTGGTCTTGTTAACTTTGTTAGGTTGTTTCTGCTGTCATCATTCTGACTTGCGCCAGCGGTTGATCGGAGCGCGTATGCGGATCGCCAGTTGCTCTGTAATCTATCGCAAAACCCTTCGCATGTCCAAGAAAGCGGCCGGTCAAACACCGGCCGGTTATATGATCAATCTGCTATCGAACGACGTTAGCCGACTGGATTACGGTTTCATCTACATCCATTACGTTTGGGTGCTCCCGTTTCAG GCTTGTTTCACTTGTTATCTAATATGGCGGCGTGTGCAGTGGGCGGCAGTCGTTGGAGTCGTTGGGCTGCTGGTGAAAACCATACCGGTTCAGACGGGGTTGAGTCGGCTTAGTTCGATCATCCGAATGCGCGTGGCAAAGAAAACCGATCAACGGGTCGGCATTATGAACGAACTGATACAGGGCATCCAGGTGATCAAGATGTACGCCTGGGAGAAACCATTCCACAAGGTAGTGTCGAACGCTCGCAAGAAGGAAGTGCGGCAGATTCGCTGGGCATCATACATTCGCGGAATTTACCTGAGCACAATGATATTTACCGAACGATCAACATTGTTCCTGGCGATAGCGTGTTGCGTGATTGAGGGACGTGCTATCACCGCTGATATAGTGTTCCCGATGGCACAGTTCTTCAATATCCTGCAGCTAACGGCAGCAATATTTTATCCATTGGCCGTTTCACTCGGTGCCGAGGCGctcgtatcgatcgatcgcattcaAGAATTCCTAGCTCAAGATGAACACGATCCGAACGCTCAGGCGGCGGCTTCGGGATTAAAGCGAAATGTAGACGATCTGCATCTCGAGGACAACAGTGGTAGACCGGCGATCGAACTGCAGAATGTTACGGCAAGCTGGGAAGAAACGACGGACAAAACATTAAAGGATTTGACTGTGCAAATTGGTACCGGAAAGTTGCTTGCAGTGATCGGACCCGTCGGGTCGGGCAAAAGTTCACTGCTACAGTTACTGTTAGGTGAATTGCCGATCCAGAATGGTACGGCCATGATCAATGGGGACGTATCATACGGTTCCCAGGAACCGTGGCTCTTTACCGGTACCGTGAGGAGCAACATCCTGTTCGGCTTGCCATACGATCGCCAACGATATCAGGCGGTGGTGCGCCATTGTGCCCTGACGACGGACTTCCAGCAGCTACCGGATGGTGATAAGACAGTTGTGGGTGAACGAGGAACATCGCTCTCGGGAGGGCAACGGGCACGCGTGAGTCTAGCACGCGCGGTATACAACAACGCATCAATCTATCTATTGGACGATCCGCTCAGCGCGGTCGATTCACACGttggcaaacatttgtttGATGAGGTGAATGGCCCTCGCGGTTATTTAGCTCAAAAGCGCTCCACGCGAGTACTGGTGACCCACCAGGTGCACTTCTTAAAGGAAGCTGATTGGATAGTGATTATCGAGGGAGGTAAAATAGTTACACAAGGAACGTATACAGAGCTGGCAAACGGAAAGGTGGACTTTGGCAAGCTGTTGAACTGTGGGGCAAAGGGCGCTAAAGAACATGGATCAACCGAGGAGGACATGTTGGCATCAGATATTCCCGAAGATGAAATACCCTTCATTGACGGGGTAACACTGGAtgggtacaagctgttgaagGGTAGCACTGTTTCTCTGCGTGATGTTACACCGAGCTCGTGTGCG TCGAGCATCGCTGAAAATCTTGGTCGCCAGGTTGCCGAAGATCAGGCAGAAGGCAGCATTTCATGGCGTATCTGGGCCACCTACTTCCTATCGGGTGGCCACATTCTGATGCTAATGTTTACCTTTATCATGTTGCTAGTTTCCCAAGCCATCGTCAGTGGTTCGGATTACTTCGTAACCTACTGGACAAGACAAGAAGAAAAGCGCTTAGTCAACGCAGATGAAGTGTACACATCGACGGTCGATTTCTTGTACACCTATGGCGTCATCATAATTGGTGTTGTAGTGTTTACGATCTTTCGAGGCTACCTGTTCTTCAACATTTGCATGAAAGCATCACGCAACCTTCACGACCGTATGTTCGCACGAATTTTAACGGCACCGATGCGTTTCTTCGACACCAACCCTTCGGGACGTATTCTGAATCGCTTCTCAAAGGACATGGGAGCGATCGACGAGCTGCTTCCGAAGGCTATGATCGAAGCCATTCAGATACTGCTGGTAATGATCGGAATTCTAACGATGATTACGATCGTCAATCCCTTGTTGCTATTACCGCTGGTCGGCGCAGTAGTGCTGTACGCAGTCGCTCTTAAACTGTATCTCCGTCCAATTCAGGACCTTAAACGACTAGAAGGAATCA cACGAAGCCCCGTGTTCTCCCATTTATCGGCCACGCTAACCGGTCTCTCGACTATTAGATCAAGTAATGCACAAGACAAAATTCGCGAGGAGTTTGACGAGTTGCAGAACGTACACTCGGCCGTGTGGCAGCTGACCATGGCTAGTAATGCGGCATTAGGATTATGGCTCGACTGCATTAGTACTGCGTTTGTGGCATGCGTAACCTTCAGTTTTATCGTGCTACATCAAG ATACTTATAGTGCCAACGTGGGCCTGGCCATTTCGCAGGCTCTCATTCTTACTGGTATGGTGCAGTATGGCATCCGACAAACTACGGAATCAATCCAGCAGATGACGGCCGTAGAACGTGTCGTGCAATACACGGAAATTCCCTCGGAGGTAAACCCCTCGAAGGTACCGCCCGGAGATTGGCCATGGAAGGGTCAGCTACAGTTCCACAACATGTCACTCTGTTACGAGCCAAATGCTCCAGCTGTACTTAAGAACCTAGAGCTTATTATCGAACCGACGTGGAAAGTGGGCATCGTAGGTCGCACTGGTGCGGGTAAATCGTCACTTATTGGAGCGCTGTTCCGCTTGGCAAGAATCGAGGGACGAATTATGATCGACGGAATCGACACGGGCGTCATTGCTCTGGACGCGCTGCGATCGAAAATCTCGATTATTCCACAAGATCCAGTGTTGTTTAGTGCCACAATTCGGTATAATTTGGATCCGTTCAATTTGTACGATGACGATATGCTGTGGCGAGCGATCAGTGAAGTGGAGCTGCGCTCCTCGATTACTGGACTGGATTACATGGTCACGGAAGGAGGAACGAACTTTAGCGTTGGCCAACGGCAGTTAATCTGTTTAGCTCGTGCTATTCTCCGAAATAACAAGATTCTAGTGCTAGACGAAGCAACAGCTAATGTTGATCCACA aACCGACGCGTTGATACAGAAAACAATTCGTGAAAAGTTTAAACACTGCACCGTACTCACGGTGGCTCACCGTCTGCACACGGTAATGGATTCGGATCGGATTTTGGTAATGGATGCGGGTGTGGCACGCGAGTTCGATACACCTCACAGTCTCCTGCAGCAAGAGGGAAGCATTTTGAGGGACATGGTGGATGCAACAGGAccgtcggaatcggaatctcTAAGACGTATAGCGGCGGAAGCTTACGCTAAAATGGAACCTAATCGCCATCTGATGAACGGTATGCCAAATCCGTGGCGTTTTGGCAGGGAgggaagcagcagaaccgaTTAA